Proteins co-encoded in one Methanosarcinales archaeon Met12 genomic window:
- a CDS encoding TATA-box-binding protein, which produces MLESPVKIENVVASMHLADGFDLKQIGTKLNNAEYDKKKFPGLVYRVKNPKAAFLIFKSGKVNCTGARRVEDVKKATEGLTAELRNIGLTIRGDPEIVVQNIVASADLGTELNLNAIAIGLGLENIEYEPEVFPGLVYRVSDPKLVVLIFGSGKLVITGCKTPEDCEMGVEVVRRQLEALNLL; this is translated from the coding sequence ATATTAGAATCACCAGTCAAGATTGAAAATGTAGTAGCATCTATGCATCTCGCTGACGGATTTGATCTGAAGCAGATTGGCACAAAACTGAATAATGCCGAATATGATAAGAAAAAATTCCCTGGGCTTGTATATCGGGTTAAAAACCCCAAGGCGGCCTTTTTAATATTCAAGTCAGGGAAGGTAAACTGTACTGGCGCACGAAGAGTGGAAGATGTGAAAAAAGCGACCGAGGGGCTTACTGCAGAGTTGCGCAATATAGGGCTTACGATCAGAGGTGACCCGGAAATCGTGGTTCAAAATATCGTAGCATCTGCTGATCTTGGCACGGAACTGAACCTCAACGCGATCGCCATCGGACTCGGTTTGGAGAATATCGAATATGAACCCGAGGTATTTCCAGGATTGGTTTATCGAGTCTCCGATCCCAAACTCGTCGTGTTGATATTCGGCTCTGGAAAATTGGTGATAACCGGATGCAAAACGCCAGAGGACTGTGAGATGGGCGTAGAAGTGGTGCGGCGTCAATTAGAAGCTCTAAACCTATTGTAA
- a CDS encoding radical SAM protein, whose protein sequence is MKKTKSLCPECMKVIDASIFEEDGKIIIEKNCKDHGEFKDICWSNSDFYKKFERVGNCGEFPENSNTRKHIASQEKLGDKKGCPYDCGLCSNHKTMTLLANMDVTNRCNQSCRVCFANAAVSGHIYEPSMNQIKKMMAVLRNDKPIPCLAIQFAGGEPTMREDFPEIVAMAKDFGFSQIQVATNGIKLANNVEYCRRLQEAGLNTVYLQFDGVNSASYMHARGYNALPAKLGAIENCRRAGLTSIVLVPTLIKGVNDDQIGEILRFASKNLDVIRGVNIQPVSFVGRITKEEREKQRITIPDFFKLIEEQTNGEITGDDFYPVPFVLPISHFVEAWRRRQQVEFTVHPHCGAATYIFVKNGHFVPITRFIDVERLMEFLDSSAKEVNQSKVSRLMTVEKILREVPKFVDKSKVPTGINITKMLIDVLRKGSIGATSEFHRNTLFLGVMHFQDPYNIDLERVQRCGIHYAVPDGRVIPFCAYNTIYRPHIEREYCKEGGAI, encoded by the coding sequence ATGAAGAAGACAAAATCACTCTGTCCAGAATGCATGAAGGTCATAGATGCCTCCATATTTGAAGAAGACGGCAAAATTATAATCGAAAAGAATTGTAAAGACCATGGAGAATTTAAGGATATATGCTGGTCCAATTCTGATTTTTATAAAAAATTCGAAAGGGTTGGAAACTGTGGTGAATTCCCTGAAAATTCAAACACCAGAAAACACATCGCCTCTCAAGAGAAGCTCGGAGATAAAAAGGGATGCCCCTATGATTGCGGGCTGTGCTCCAATCACAAGACGATGACACTGCTCGCGAATATGGATGTGACAAACAGATGCAACCAAAGCTGTCGTGTCTGCTTTGCAAATGCGGCTGTTAGTGGACACATCTACGAGCCGTCGATGAATCAAATTAAGAAGATGATGGCTGTTCTCAGAAATGATAAACCCATTCCATGTCTGGCAATACAATTCGCTGGCGGTGAGCCAACTATGCGAGAGGATTTTCCAGAAATAGTAGCTATGGCAAAGGATTTTGGCTTCTCCCAGATACAGGTGGCGACAAATGGCATAAAACTTGCCAACAACGTAGAATACTGCAGAAGATTGCAGGAAGCCGGATTAAATACAGTTTATCTACAATTTGATGGTGTGAATAGTGCATCTTATATGCACGCCCGCGGCTATAACGCACTTCCGGCCAAATTAGGCGCCATTGAGAATTGTAGAAGGGCGGGTCTGACCAGCATTGTACTGGTTCCGACACTGATTAAAGGAGTAAATGACGACCAGATAGGGGAGATATTACGATTCGCCTCTAAAAATCTGGATGTTATCAGGGGCGTGAACATACAGCCCGTTTCTTTTGTGGGGAGAATCACCAAGGAAGAACGCGAAAAACAGAGGATTACAATACCAGACTTCTTTAAACTCATAGAAGAACAGACAAATGGCGAAATAACTGGAGACGATTTTTATCCTGTGCCGTTTGTATTGCCAATATCTCATTTTGTAGAGGCGTGGCGTAGACGTCAACAGGTAGAATTTACCGTCCATCCACACTGTGGTGCTGCAACCTACATTTTCGTTAAAAACGGTCATTTTGTACCCATAACCAGATTCATAGATGTAGAAAGATTGATGGAGTTCTTAGATAGTTCGGCAAAGGAAGTCAACCAATCGAAGGTCAGTAGGCTGATGACCGTGGAAAAAATACTCAGAGAAGTTCCAAAGTTCGTGGATAAAAGTAAGGTGCCAACCGGAATAAACATCACAAAAATGCTGATAGATGTCCTCAGAAAGGGGTCTATCGGTGCCACTTCCGAGTTCCATAGAAATACGCTTTTCTTAGGAGTCATGCATTTTCAGGACCCATACAACATAGACCTGGAAAGGGTCCAGCGATGCGGCATTCACTATGCGGTGCCTGATGGGAGGGTGATTCCATTTTGCGCCTACAACACGATATATCGGCCGCATATCGAAAGAGAATATTGCAAAGAGGGAGGGGCGATATGA